Proteins co-encoded in one Ensifer sp. PDNC004 genomic window:
- a CDS encoding efflux RND transporter periplasmic adaptor subunit — MRGSRLVLAAVVVVAALAAAYHYKNGGFELKGGDAGAAMGPPQQAVPVPVASVVKKTIPIYLDYSARTEAIRNVTLRAKITGYIEAQAAPDGSDVKEGDLLYRIDARDYGAALDQAKAQVERDEASLAYLRSNLNRGNELATTGYLDKDSFDQRQSAVHQAEAALAMSRAAVRTAEINFDYTEIRAPFAGRLGRDQAPEGTLVSNTAGTPLNNLVQLSPIYVSFNPSETELADIQKARAKGKVEAEVLLPGDKEPRYRGELSFINNTVEGNTGTVVARVTIDNTDLSLLPGQYVRVRLKIRDETNVLMVPETALGSSQLGKYIYVVGKGETVEQRLVTLGPTSGDLIGLTSGVSEGDQVIAGNLQKIFPGAPVKPMPAEQAQK, encoded by the coding sequence ATGCGTGGTTCGAGACTGGTCCTTGCCGCAGTGGTCGTGGTCGCTGCCCTTGCTGCGGCCTATCACTACAAGAACGGCGGCTTCGAGCTGAAAGGCGGCGACGCCGGCGCGGCGATGGGGCCGCCGCAGCAGGCTGTGCCCGTTCCCGTCGCCTCGGTCGTCAAGAAAACCATTCCCATCTATCTCGATTATTCGGCGCGCACCGAAGCGATCCGCAACGTGACGCTGCGCGCCAAGATCACGGGCTATATCGAAGCGCAGGCGGCACCCGACGGCTCGGACGTGAAGGAAGGCGACCTGCTCTACCGGATCGACGCACGCGACTATGGCGCAGCGCTCGATCAGGCGAAGGCCCAGGTCGAGCGGGACGAGGCGTCTCTCGCCTATCTGCGCTCCAACCTCAACCGCGGCAACGAACTCGCCACGACGGGCTATCTCGACAAGGACAGCTTTGATCAGCGCCAGAGCGCGGTGCATCAGGCCGAGGCCGCACTTGCCATGTCGCGGGCGGCCGTGCGCACCGCCGAGATCAACTTCGACTACACTGAGATCCGCGCGCCTTTTGCCGGCCGTCTCGGCCGCGACCAGGCGCCGGAGGGAACACTCGTCAGCAACACCGCGGGAACGCCGCTCAACAACCTCGTGCAGCTTTCGCCGATCTATGTCTCCTTCAACCCGAGCGAAACGGAGCTCGCCGACATCCAGAAGGCACGGGCAAAGGGTAAGGTCGAGGCGGAAGTGCTTCTGCCCGGCGACAAGGAACCGCGCTATCGCGGAGAGCTCAGCTTCATCAACAACACCGTCGAGGGCAACACCGGAACGGTCGTCGCCCGTGTGACAATCGACAACACGGATCTCTCCTTGCTGCCCGGCCAATATGTTCGCGTCCGGCTGAAGATCCGCGACGAAACCAACGTGCTGATGGTGCCGGAAACGGCGCTCGGCTCAAGCCAGCTCGGCAAGTACATCTATGTCGTCGGTAAGGGGGAAACCGTCGAGCAGCGGCTCGTCACTCTCGGGCCGACGAGCGGCGATCTCATCGGCCTGACGTCAGGGGTTTCGGAGGGCGACCAGGTGATCGCCGGAAACCTGCAGAAGATTTTCCCGGGCGCACCGGTCAAACCGATGCCGGCCGAACAGGCGCAGAAGTAG
- a CDS encoding DMT family transporter, protein MAASADDMTFDDSASRRRLAILAGLAVVAITTVQFVAARFSLRAHLTPADIVSLRFSGAALAFLPVLLGIGVPRLSQLGWRKAAVLALLTGLPYPLIINQGLALAPAAHAAALSPAVIVFFSFLFSRVVFKDKVSGVRLAGIATVIAGLLLFVVQSGVGDGETLRGDLLFAVSGVMFAAYAVLVRLWSVDAVTATIAVVFFSCLPLPLLHILAPSGFATAPFAEIATQFVIQGFLAGALASVLYTYVIRQLGPQPASLFMPCVPVTTTAAGVVVLGEVPTLLQVVAIAVITFGMVFPILKRT, encoded by the coding sequence ATGGCTGCAAGCGCTGATGATATGACGTTCGATGACAGTGCCAGTCGCCGGCGGCTCGCCATCCTCGCAGGGTTGGCGGTCGTCGCCATCACCACCGTCCAGTTTGTCGCCGCAAGGTTCAGTCTGCGCGCGCATCTGACGCCAGCCGACATCGTTAGCCTGCGGTTCTCGGGCGCTGCCCTTGCGTTCCTGCCGGTGCTCCTGGGGATCGGCGTACCGAGGCTGAGCCAACTCGGCTGGCGGAAGGCCGCTGTGTTGGCGCTGTTGACGGGGCTGCCTTACCCGCTGATCATCAATCAGGGACTGGCGCTTGCGCCAGCGGCCCATGCGGCCGCGCTCTCTCCAGCCGTAATCGTCTTCTTCTCGTTCCTGTTCTCGCGCGTCGTCTTCAAGGACAAGGTCTCCGGCGTGCGCCTTGCAGGTATCGCCACGGTCATTGCCGGCCTTCTGCTGTTCGTCGTCCAGTCGGGCGTTGGGGACGGGGAAACGCTGCGCGGCGATCTGTTGTTTGCCGTATCGGGGGTCATGTTCGCGGCCTATGCGGTGTTGGTGCGGCTATGGTCCGTCGATGCGGTCACGGCGACGATCGCTGTCGTCTTCTTCTCTTGCCTGCCATTGCCCTTGCTGCACATCCTGGCGCCGAGCGGATTTGCCACCGCCCCGTTCGCCGAAATCGCTACGCAATTCGTCATCCAGGGCTTTCTCGCCGGAGCGCTCGCGAGTGTTCTTTACACCTATGTCATCCGTCAATTGGGCCCGCAGCCTGCGTCGCTGTTCATGCCGTGCGTCCCGGTGACGACGACCGCGGCGGGCGTCGTCGTTCTCGGTGAAGTTCCGACGCTGCTTCAGGTCGTCGCCATTGCCGTCATCACGTTCGGAATGGTCTTCCCGATCCTGAAAAGGACGTAG
- a CDS encoding Lrp/AsnC family transcriptional regulator, protein MPGLDAIDRTLLRLLQEDGRRTTLELAGRVGLSPTGASQRVKRLFREGYVRAVRAILDPKKIGRGTVVFIQVRLDHTAPHIFERFSEAVAKAPEVLECHMVIGGFDYLVKARIADMSLFQDFLERVILPLPGVRETHTYASVGDVKPDALLPI, encoded by the coding sequence ATTCCTGGTCTCGACGCCATCGACCGAACCTTGCTGAGGCTGCTTCAGGAAGACGGCCGGCGCACCACGCTTGAACTGGCAGGCCGGGTCGGCCTGTCGCCGACCGGCGCCAGCCAGCGCGTCAAGCGCCTCTTCCGCGAGGGTTATGTGAGGGCCGTGCGCGCGATCCTCGATCCGAAGAAGATCGGCCGGGGCACCGTCGTCTTCATCCAGGTGCGCCTCGACCATACCGCCCCGCATATCTTCGAGCGCTTCTCCGAAGCGGTCGCAAAGGCACCTGAAGTTCTGGAATGCCACATGGTGATCGGCGGCTTCGATTATCTGGTGAAGGCGCGCATTGCCGACATGTCGCTGTTCCAGGATTTTCTCGAACGGGTCATCCTGCCCCTGCCTGGCGTCCGGGAGACGCACACCTACGCCTCGGTCGGCGACGTCAAGCCGGACGCGCTGCTGCCGATCTGA
- a CDS encoding Rrf2 family transcriptional regulator, with amino-acid sequence MRLTKYTDYAMRLMIYLGSQPAGLSSIRGISDTFSVSQNHMMKVVQDLANAGFLEAVRGRNGGIRLARAANEINLGALLRHTEELSDLIDCRGCLIAPACSLPSVLSEATAAFVAVFDKYTLADLVEKRSTLGALLGFRAAVPGEDCTL; translated from the coding sequence ATGAGGCTCACGAAATACACCGACTATGCGATGCGCCTGATGATCTATCTGGGCTCACAGCCGGCGGGGCTCAGCTCCATCCGGGGGATATCCGATACCTTCTCGGTCTCGCAGAACCATATGATGAAAGTGGTTCAAGACCTCGCGAATGCAGGGTTTCTCGAGGCCGTGCGCGGCCGCAACGGCGGTATCAGGCTTGCAAGGGCTGCAAACGAAATCAATCTCGGCGCTCTTCTTCGCCACACGGAGGAACTGTCGGATCTGATCGACTGCCGGGGTTGCCTCATCGCACCCGCCTGCAGCCTGCCGTCCGTCCTTTCGGAAGCCACGGCCGCCTTCGTCGCGGTCTTCGACAAGTACACGCTCGCGGATCTCGTTGAGAAGCGCTCGACGCTCGGCGCGCTCCTCGGTTTCAGGGCGGCCGTGCCGGGCGAAGACTGCACCTTGTGA
- the hmpA gene encoding NO-inducible flavohemoprotein, whose amino-acid sequence MPKPLSPETVQIVKASAPALAAHGADITKSMYARLFQDDHIRALFNHANQGEGGSQVNALAAAILAYAQNIDNLGVLGPVVERIAQKHIGYHILPEHYPFVATALLAAVEDVLGTAATPELLNAWGEAYWFLADILKEREATIRDELVARSGGWNGWRDFVIASKVRESDVVTSFILKPKDGGRVVRHRPGQYLTFRFQLENGLEIKRNYSISSGPNDSFYRISVKREAQGQGGSRYLHDLATVGTVLSATPPAGDFFLPDAPAAPVVLLSGGVGLTPMVSILETIAEEHPNLEAHFVHGALNSGTHAMDRHVRELADAHGKITISSFYSAPANGDAVGMSHDFDGFITAEWLRNHTPIANAEFYLCGPKPFLRALVPALAREGVSGERVHYEFFGPADELIAA is encoded by the coding sequence ATGCCGAAACCACTCTCCCCCGAGACTGTCCAGATCGTGAAGGCCAGCGCTCCGGCGCTCGCGGCCCATGGAGCGGACATCACGAAAAGCATGTATGCCCGCCTCTTCCAAGACGATCACATCCGCGCGCTGTTCAACCACGCCAATCAGGGCGAAGGCGGTTCACAGGTGAACGCGCTTGCGGCCGCCATTCTCGCCTACGCGCAGAATATCGATAATCTCGGCGTGCTTGGCCCGGTGGTCGAACGGATCGCCCAAAAGCATATCGGCTACCACATCCTCCCCGAGCACTATCCCTTTGTTGCCACGGCTCTTCTCGCCGCCGTCGAGGATGTGCTCGGAACCGCGGCGACCCCTGAGCTCCTTAACGCATGGGGCGAGGCCTATTGGTTCCTGGCCGACATTCTCAAGGAGCGCGAAGCCACCATCCGCGACGAGTTGGTGGCGCGCTCGGGCGGATGGAACGGCTGGAGAGATTTCGTCATCGCCTCAAAAGTTCGCGAAAGCGACGTCGTCACCTCGTTTATCCTGAAACCCAAGGACGGCGGTCGCGTTGTGCGCCACAGGCCCGGCCAATATCTGACGTTTCGCTTCCAGCTGGAAAACGGCCTGGAAATCAAGCGCAACTACTCGATCTCCAGCGGCCCGAACGACAGCTTCTACCGCATCTCCGTGAAGCGCGAAGCGCAGGGGCAAGGCGGATCGCGATATCTCCACGATCTGGCAACCGTCGGCACCGTCTTGAGCGCGACCCCGCCGGCTGGCGACTTCTTCCTTCCCGATGCGCCGGCGGCACCGGTCGTGTTGCTGTCGGGTGGCGTCGGCCTGACGCCCATGGTCAGCATTCTCGAGACGATCGCCGAGGAACATCCAAACCTCGAGGCGCACTTCGTCCACGGCGCGCTGAACAGCGGCACGCATGCCATGGATCGGCATGTTCGCGAACTCGCCGATGCCCATGGCAAGATCACGATCAGCAGCTTCTATAGCGCGCCGGCGAACGGGGACGCCGTGGGGATGTCGCACGACTTCGATGGCTTCATCACGGCGGAATGGCTTCGCAACCACACGCCCATCGCCAATGCCGAATTCTATCTCTGTGGCCCCAAACCGTTCCTTCGGGCGCTTGTCCCGGCTCTTGCCCGGGAAGGCGTTTCCGGCGAGCGGGTCCACTACGAATTCTTCGGCCCAGCCGACGAACTCATTGCAGCCTGA
- a CDS encoding ANTAR domain-containing response regulator, whose amino-acid sequence MQHSRLNVLVIDENRIRAAIIEDGLRDAGYDQVTVIDNMHGLARRIADLNPDVIVIDLENPNRDMLESMFQLSRAVRRPIAMFVDKSDEASIEAAVEAGVSAYIVDGLKQERVRPILKMAISRFNAFSRLNRELEETRGELENRKVIDRAKGLLMRSRGLSEEEAYALLRRTAMNQNRKIVEIAQSLVTAASLLDPGGKE is encoded by the coding sequence ATGCAGCACAGCAGACTAAACGTCCTGGTTATCGACGAGAACCGCATCCGCGCCGCGATCATCGAGGACGGGCTGCGCGACGCGGGCTATGACCAGGTCACCGTCATCGACAACATGCATGGTCTTGCACGACGCATCGCCGATCTTAATCCCGACGTCATCGTCATCGACCTCGAAAACCCGAACCGCGACATGCTGGAGAGCATGTTCCAGCTTTCGCGCGCGGTCAGGCGCCCTATCGCCATGTTCGTCGACAAGTCCGACGAGGCCTCCATCGAGGCGGCGGTCGAAGCCGGGGTCTCTGCCTACATCGTCGACGGCCTGAAGCAGGAACGGGTGCGCCCGATCCTGAAAATGGCGATCAGCCGCTTCAATGCCTTCTCCCGCCTCAACCGCGAACTGGAGGAGACACGCGGCGAACTGGAAAACCGCAAGGTGATCGATCGCGCCAAGGGGCTGCTGATGCGCTCGCGGGGACTTTCCGAAGAAGAGGCCTATGCGCTGCTGCGGCGGACGGCGATGAACCAGAACCGCAAGATCGTCGAGATCGCCCAAAGCCTCGTTACCGCCGCCAGCCTGCTCGATCCGGGAGGAAAGGAATGA
- a CDS encoding CmpA/NrtA family ABC transporter substrate-binding protein: protein MTTRHAITAGFVPLLDSALLVVAREMGFAEEQGIDLTLLRERSWASIRDRLAVRHVEVAHILGPMPIAGNLGLNVPAPEMIVPMALGLGGNAVTVSPALWQRMAENGATTDLDARANGAALRKAIDAQTGAPLRFAVVHPYSGHNYELRYWLAASGIDPDRDIEIVVLPPPDMGDALAEGVIDGYCAGEPWNTFGVLRRGAHLATVKAAIWRSSPEKVLGVNARWGQANPEAMAALLVALHQASIWCARPDNHEALATLLARPAYVGRDVELLLPALKGNLPVGNGEVRAVRDFFVPNAKAATFPWKSHALWFYSQMVRWRQIEHTAERQRIAAETYRPDIYRAALKHLGIAMPSASAKVEGALTVETPVGSSGALTLGPDGFFDGGRFDPDDLDAYIAAQSAD from the coding sequence ATGACGACGCGCCACGCCATCACCGCCGGTTTCGTGCCGCTGCTCGACAGTGCGCTGCTCGTCGTCGCCCGCGAGATGGGCTTTGCCGAGGAACAGGGGATCGACCTGACCCTGTTGCGCGAACGCTCCTGGGCCAGCATCCGCGACCGGCTTGCGGTTCGCCATGTCGAAGTCGCGCATATTCTCGGGCCGATGCCGATCGCGGGAAATCTCGGTCTCAATGTGCCAGCGCCTGAAATGATCGTGCCGATGGCGCTGGGTCTCGGCGGCAATGCGGTGACGGTGTCTCCGGCGCTCTGGCAAAGGATGGCGGAAAACGGCGCGACCACGGATCTCGATGCGCGCGCGAACGGTGCAGCCCTGCGCAAGGCGATCGATGCGCAGACAGGCGCGCCGTTGCGCTTTGCCGTCGTGCACCCCTATTCCGGGCACAATTACGAACTGCGCTACTGGCTGGCGGCGAGCGGCATCGATCCGGACCGTGATATCGAGATCGTCGTGCTGCCGCCGCCCGATATGGGCGATGCGCTCGCCGAAGGCGTGATCGACGGCTATTGCGCCGGCGAGCCCTGGAACACCTTCGGCGTGCTTCGCCGCGGCGCGCATCTCGCCACCGTCAAGGCAGCGATCTGGCGGTCGAGCCCGGAAAAGGTGCTTGGCGTCAACGCCCGGTGGGGGCAAGCCAACCCGGAGGCGATGGCCGCCTTGCTCGTGGCGCTTCACCAGGCGTCAATTTGGTGCGCCCGCCCGGACAACCACGAGGCGCTCGCGACCCTTCTGGCAAGGCCTGCTTATGTGGGGCGCGATGTCGAACTGCTTCTTCCCGCCCTCAAAGGCAACCTGCCGGTCGGCAACGGTGAGGTCCGGGCCGTCAGGGACTTCTTCGTTCCGAACGCCAAGGCAGCGACGTTCCCCTGGAAGAGCCATGCCCTCTGGTTCTACAGCCAGATGGTGCGCTGGCGGCAGATCGAGCATACGGCAGAGCGCCAGCGCATCGCCGCGGAAACCTACCGGCCGGACATCTACCGCGCCGCCCTGAAGCACCTTGGTATCGCCATGCCGTCGGCAAGCGCCAAGGTGGAAGGCGCTTTGACCGTGGAAACCCCGGTTGGATCGTCGGGCGCCCTGACGCTTGGGCCCGATGGCTTCTTCGACGGTGGACGCTTCGATCCCGACGACCTCGATGCCTATATCGCGGCCCAGTCTGCGGACTGA
- a CDS encoding nitrate/nitrite transporter codes for MSENKQPLSASEPAKALWMSTFAFTICFAVWTIFAIIGIRIKQDLALTEAQFGLLVGTPILTGSLVRILLGVWTGRYGGRLVYTLTMLAAALATFLLTYATTYPQMLLAGLGIGLAGGSFAVGVAYVSPFFPPEKQGTALGIFGAGNVGAAVTKFVAPFVLIAWGWQTVAEIWAAALVVTALVFWFTTSDDPAFRSRRERQTPKRSLLQEFAPLKNAQVWRFSLYYFFAFGGFVALSLWLPRYLVGVYGFDIAVAGMVAAAYSIPGSVFRAFGGVLSDRKGARSVMYWMLGISAVATLILSLPAAGEGRSFGITPAVFIVTVFVLGFVMSLGKAAVYKHIPAYYPDNVGAVGGIVGMVGGLGGFVLPIAFGLLKDATGLWSSCFLLLFAVVVASLLWMHLSIRQMERRAPTLPTAAAA; via the coding sequence ATGTCTGAGAACAAGCAGCCTTTATCCGCCAGCGAACCCGCCAAGGCTTTGTGGATGTCCACTTTCGCCTTCACCATCTGTTTCGCCGTCTGGACGATCTTTGCGATCATCGGCATCCGCATCAAGCAGGACCTCGCGCTGACCGAAGCGCAGTTCGGCCTGCTGGTCGGCACGCCGATCCTCACCGGCTCGCTGGTGCGCATCCTGCTCGGCGTCTGGACCGGGCGCTATGGCGGCCGCCTCGTCTATACGCTCACCATGCTGGCCGCAGCCCTTGCGACCTTTCTGCTCACCTACGCCACGACCTATCCACAGATGCTGCTCGCCGGCCTCGGCATCGGCCTTGCCGGCGGCTCGTTCGCCGTCGGCGTCGCCTATGTCTCGCCCTTCTTTCCGCCGGAAAAACAGGGCACGGCGCTTGGCATCTTCGGCGCCGGCAATGTCGGCGCGGCGGTGACGAAGTTCGTCGCGCCCTTCGTCCTCATCGCCTGGGGCTGGCAGACGGTTGCCGAGATCTGGGCGGCAGCACTCGTCGTGACGGCGCTCGTCTTCTGGTTCACGACCAGCGATGATCCGGCCTTCCGCAGCCGCCGCGAGCGCCAGACGCCGAAGCGCAGCCTGCTCCAGGAGTTTGCGCCGCTGAAGAATGCGCAGGTCTGGCGCTTCTCGCTCTACTATTTCTTCGCCTTCGGCGGTTTCGTTGCCCTCTCGCTCTGGCTGCCGCGTTATCTCGTCGGTGTCTACGGCTTCGATATCGCCGTGGCCGGCATGGTCGCCGCCGCCTACTCCATCCCCGGCAGCGTCTTCCGCGCCTTCGGCGGCGTGCTTTCGGATCGCAAGGGCGCACGCAGCGTCATGTACTGGATGCTCGGCATCTCGGCGGTGGCAACGCTGATCCTGTCGCTGCCCGCCGCCGGCGAAGGCCGCAGCTTCGGCATCACGCCGGCCGTCTTCATCGTCACGGTCTTCGTGCTCGGCTTCGTCATGAGCCTCGGCAAGGCCGCCGTCTACAAGCACATCCCGGCCTATTACCCGGACAATGTCGGCGCGGTCGGCGGCATCGTCGGCATGGTCGGCGGGCTCGGGGGCTTCGTGCTGCCGATCGCGTTCGGCCTGCTCAAGGATGCGACCGGCCTCTGGTCGAGCTGCTTCCTGCTTCTCTTTGCCGTCGTCGTCGCATCGCTTCTGTGGATGCATCTCTCGATCCGCCAGATGGAGCGCCGTGCGCCCACCCTGCCGACGGCTGCTGCCGCGTAA